The nucleotide sequence GCACTCATGAAGCCGGAGTACTCAGCCCGTATAGGGTCCGGCATGTGCTTGGTTGCAAAAGCCGAAACGCTAATGGTGGCATCCTGGCTTTTCAACTCTGTCCGTAGCGCTTCGTGTAGATCCAGTTTGTCGTCCTGCGGGATCGGTGCAGTATCGATAAATGCCCTAGTGAACTCGAAGAAATCTTGGGTCAGTTTCTTGGATGACGCCTGAATACTCATTCCAAGGAAACCGCTGTAAAAATAAGCAGCAGCGCTTCTAGTCTCTGTTGCTGTCATCAGATGGTCGAACAAGAAGGCCCGATAGCCTCCTGCCGAGCGCCCGTCCTTGCCAGCAGGTGTGCTAGCAACTTCAACGAGAAAACCAATTTTGTAGAGTCGCTGAGTCTCCGTCAGCAGAATTTCCGAGAGGTACTCAGCATCTACTTGGCCGTCATGTTCTTTGGCACGGAAACCATCTTGAGGTTCCGCCTTGATTACGGCGACAAACGGCAGTGTTTGTTCACCTACTCGACCGCGAATCACTACAAGCATCCCGCCTGGAGCGTTTGTACTTAGTTGTGCCTTACTGAGTGATTTGGCCAGCCCCTTAGATTCTTCGATGAAGTCTTCTTTGAGCGCGTGAACCATCCCCGAAGCCACTTGGAAAAAGCTATCAGCCT is from Pseudomonas sp. TMP9 and encodes:
- a CDS encoding nucleoid-associated protein, which codes for MTAAEKLVETQFKFDGVMIEHVIMHRIHPKSPEKELTDPTTSNKVITLSQPALDTLQKRIQHALGNKSHGIEMSIASTEADSFFQVASGMVHALKEDFIEESKGLAKSLSKAQLSTNAPGGMLVVIRGRVGEQTLPFVAVIKAEPQDGFRAKEHDGQVDAEYLSEILLTETQRLYKIGFLVEVASTPAGKDGRSAGGYRAFLFDHLMTATETRSAAAYFYSGFLGMSIQASSKKLTQDFFEFTRAFIDTAPIPQDDKLDLHEALRTELKSQDATISVSAFATKHMPDPIRAEYSGFMSAKGFPENAINKDTGYIQAKLKRRRKYVFTNGVWLVTPPGEAKDMVEIDTTNDGETVVTIKGGLERQQ